In one window of Nocardia brasiliensis DNA:
- a CDS encoding SRPBCC family protein — MIRATVERIIPAPPEVVFAAVADRENHHRIVPGVRGRVLREGFTQRQGLGTLHRIGLFGRVGVVEQVVEFDAPNRFTYRLVSGVPLENHFGEFEFDPVQEGTLVTMTMRTEPPVPLPTVPAGRALAVGLRLFLFGLQRAALQRM; from the coding sequence ATGATTCGAGCCACCGTCGAGCGCATCATCCCAGCCCCTCCGGAGGTGGTGTTCGCCGCCGTCGCGGATCGGGAGAACCACCACAGAATCGTGCCCGGCGTTCGGGGACGGGTACTGCGAGAGGGATTCACCCAGCGGCAAGGGCTCGGCACCCTGCATCGGATCGGGTTGTTCGGGCGTGTTGGTGTTGTCGAGCAGGTCGTGGAATTCGATGCGCCGAACCGCTTCACCTATCGGCTGGTCAGTGGTGTGCCGTTGGAGAATCATTTCGGCGAGTTCGAGTTCGATCCGGTCCAGGAGGGCACGCTGGTCACAATGACCATGCGCACCGAGCCGCCGGTCCCGCTGCCCACCGTGCCGGCAGGGCGGGCGTTGGCGGTAGGTCTGCGCCTGTTCCTCTTCGGGTTGCAACGCGCGGCTCTGCAACGGATGTGA